The DNA region GGGCGCAGCTGCGCTCGGTAGCCATCGCGTGTGTGTCGGAGAGTCCGGTCATGTCCTGGGCGAGCCTCAGAAAGTTCCGATGTTGGAGAACATCCAGTACCAGAACCAGATGATGAGTCCGGCGCCACCCCAGGCCGCCACATAACGCAGTATCTCCCAGATCCAGCCGACCATGTCAGACCTCCTCGTAGCAGGGGTACGTCATCGGACCTCCAGTCCTCGTCGGGCAGTGATGATCAGGTTGGCCAGCATTGCGTCGCGGCGTTCGCTGTTCGTCGTGGTGGTCAGCACGCCGTAGATTCCGAGCAGGAAGAACGCGGCACTGTAGAACGCCTCGACTTCGCGGTGGACCTCGCCGTCACCGCGTGCCCGCTCGATCTCGCCGACGAGCAGGACGATCACGGGGTGGTCCGACCATTCGTCCGCGCTCGAGCGGGTCGGCGAGAAGTGCAGCGCCAAAAGCTCTTTGAACAGCAGCGGTCCAAGACGTTGTTCGAGTCCGGCGACCAGGCCCACGAGCTCCGCCAACACTGTGGCCAGGTTGTGCTCCTCGCCGAGAAACCGGGCGAACTCCGCTGCCATCCGTGACTCTTCGCGACCCTCGAGCTCGAGCAGCACATGCTCCTTGCTGGGGAAGTGGAAGAAGAAGGTCCCGTGGGCGACACCTGCG from Mycobacterium sp. DL includes:
- a CDS encoding TetR/AcrR family transcriptional regulator, yielding MTSRVKHSVREQRRLQTRERILGAAIAEFKRSGMARADIGTIVAAAGVAHGTFFFHFPSKEHVLLELEGREESRMAAEFARFLGEEHNLATVLAELVGLVAGLEQRLGPLLFKELLALHFSPTRSSADEWSDHPVIVLLVGEIERARGDGEVHREVEAFYSAAFFLLGIYGVLTTTTNSERRDAMLANLIITARRGLEVR